A genomic window from Companilactobacillus alimentarius DSM 20249 includes:
- a CDS encoding DUF1828 domain-containing protein, which translates to MSDVIDSVEIANEWLEKLNNQSNFIPLDGNKIRFNTPFVDPFGDQISLLITSNHNSTYTVSDQGYTIWNIESRGTNLTKNNSVRFKLLQSILYTNKASLSNNFDIYKTTASRQEVAQIINDILDSVIKISDLAFGSRSNARGMFKDDVLDYITENKKRFSFDIGFSVKGKSNLVYDLDFVFHQKIKDTQWTKLYTSLNKNVSEMVMGIWLDTELYRKNNPGNDISFNVLVKEMDLKSTQFKDNLIQHNINVISFDDKEDFEKNFAIS; encoded by the coding sequence AATGGCTAGAAAAACTTAATAACCAATCAAATTTTATTCCACTGGATGGAAATAAAATTAGATTTAATACCCCTTTTGTGGATCCGTTTGGTGATCAAATTTCTTTATTAATTACATCAAATCATAATTCAACATACACTGTTTCTGATCAAGGCTATACTATTTGGAATATCGAATCTAGAGGCACAAATCTAACAAAAAATAATTCCGTTAGATTTAAACTGCTTCAAAGCATTCTATACACCAATAAAGCATCCCTAAGCAATAATTTTGATATTTATAAAACCACTGCTTCTCGACAGGAAGTGGCTCAAATAATAAATGACATATTGGATAGTGTAATTAAGATTTCAGATTTAGCGTTTGGATCTAGAAGTAATGCCAGAGGAATGTTTAAAGATGATGTGTTAGATTATATCACTGAAAATAAAAAAAGATTTAGTTTTGATATTGGATTTTCCGTAAAAGGTAAATCTAATTTAGTATACGATTTGGATTTTGTATTCCACCAAAAAATTAAAGATACTCAATGGACAAAATTATATACATCACTGAATAAAAATGTATCAGAAATGGTAATGGGAATTTGGTTAGATACCGAATTATATAGGAAAAACAATCCGGGTAATGATATTTCTTTCAATGTTCTAGTTAAAGAAATGGATTTAAAATCTACTCAATTTAAAGACAATTTAATTCAACATAATATAAATGTGATTTCTTTTGATGATAAAGAAGATTTTGAGAAGAACTTTGCTATTTCTTAA
- the serS gene encoding serine--tRNA ligase, translating to MLDIKLIRKDPDWIKNKLASRGVTSEEIDELIGYDTKRRELLVKSETLKEKRNTVSQGIATKKRNKEDASDEIAAMKQVGADIKELDAELEETQGKMNYILVRLPNIPDDSVPVGPDESTNKEIRKVGAIPKEGFKPRHHWDIGEELGILDFEQATKVAGSRFVYYIGMGARLERAVYNFMLDQHQKEGYTEVIPPYLVNNEAMFGTSQFPKFTKDVYTVTVDENPLTLIPTAEVPLTNYFAGKILDEKDLPKYVTALTPCFRSEAGSAGRDTRGLIRMHQFNKVEMVKIAKPEESYNELEKLTANAENILKQLGLPYHVIVLSSGDASFSSAKTYDLEVWMPAQDKYREVSSCSNCLDFQARRAHIRYRDANGKTKLAHTLNGSGLAAGRTVAAILENYQNEDGSVTIPDVLVPYMGGVTKITKENAK from the coding sequence ATGTTAGATATCAAGCTAATCAGAAAAGATCCTGATTGGATCAAGAACAAGTTAGCCTCACGTGGTGTTACGAGTGAAGAAATTGATGAATTAATTGGCTATGACACTAAACGTCGTGAGCTATTAGTTAAGAGTGAAACTTTGAAGGAAAAGAGAAATACTGTTTCTCAAGGTATCGCTACTAAGAAACGCAACAAAGAAGATGCTAGTGACGAAATCGCTGCTATGAAACAAGTCGGAGCTGATATTAAAGAGTTAGACGCTGAACTTGAAGAGACCCAAGGCAAGATGAATTATATCTTGGTTCGTTTACCTAATATTCCTGACGATTCTGTTCCCGTTGGTCCTGATGAAAGTACTAATAAGGAAATCAGAAAAGTCGGAGCTATTCCTAAGGAAGGTTTCAAACCTCGTCATCACTGGGATATTGGGGAAGAATTGGGTATCCTAGATTTTGAGCAAGCTACAAAAGTGGCTGGTAGTCGTTTTGTTTACTATATCGGCATGGGTGCTCGTTTGGAACGTGCGGTTTATAATTTCATGTTAGATCAACATCAAAAGGAAGGTTATACCGAAGTAATTCCTCCATACTTGGTTAACAATGAAGCTATGTTTGGTACAAGCCAATTTCCTAAGTTTACTAAGGATGTTTATACCGTTACAGTCGATGAAAATCCTTTGACATTGATTCCAACTGCTGAAGTTCCCTTGACAAACTACTTTGCTGGTAAGATTTTGGACGAAAAGGATTTGCCTAAGTATGTAACGGCTCTAACACCATGTTTCCGTTCTGAAGCAGGTTCTGCTGGACGTGATACTCGTGGTTTGATTAGAATGCATCAATTCAACAAAGTTGAAATGGTAAAGATTGCTAAACCAGAGGAATCATACAACGAATTGGAAAAGTTGACAGCTAATGCTGAAAACATTTTGAAACAATTGGGCCTTCCATATCACGTAATCGTATTATCAAGTGGGGATGCTAGTTTCAGTTCCGCTAAGACTTATGATCTTGAAGTATGGATGCCTGCTCAAGACAAGTATCGTGAAGTTTCAAGTTGTTCTAACTGTCTTGATTTCCAAGCTCGTCGTGCTCATATCCGTTATCGTGACGCTAATGGCAAGACAAAATTAGCTCATACTTTGAATGGTTCAGGACTTGCTGCTGGTCGTACTGTTGCTGCTATTCTTGAAAATTATCAAAATGAAGATGGTTCTGTAACGATTCCCGATGTTTTAGTACCATACATGGGTGGAGTAACAAAAATTACTAAAGAAAATGCTAAATAA
- a CDS encoding amino acid permease, with amino-acid sequence MENNDVSRSLKTRHLSMIALGGSIGTGLFVASGSSISTAGPGGALIAYVAIGIMVYFLMTSLGEMATYMPVSGSFATYATKFIDPAFGFALGWNYWFNWAITLAVDLSTISLVVKYWFPSWTSWKISLTFMIILLVINFISVSSFGETEYWLSSIKVLAVIIFLIVGVLSILGILGNQNFVGLTNYSYKKAPFVGGIPAILSVFVVAGFSFQGTELIGITAGESATPEKSIPKAIKQVFWRILLFYILSIAVIGALIPYTSPNLLGSGAGDIAISPFTIVFKKVGIPLAAGVMNAVILTSVISAANSGLYAASRMLWSMSKQGMAPKAFAKTNGRGVPVFSLLLTALVGAIALFTSLYGDSFYELLVAASGLTGFIAWLGIAFSHYRFRKAYLYKGYDLDDLRYKAKWFPFGPILAIVLGIIIILGQDVRSMVNFNIGRLLISYSGLIILFVCWLYYKIRYKTKFLKLEDIDVKHEQKHNHY; translated from the coding sequence ATGGAAAATAATGATGTGAGTCGATCGTTAAAGACTCGTCATCTATCAATGATTGCGTTGGGTGGTTCGATTGGAACTGGTTTATTTGTTGCCAGTGGTTCTTCAATTTCGACAGCTGGACCGGGAGGAGCTCTGATAGCGTACGTGGCTATCGGTATTATGGTCTATTTCTTGATGACCAGCTTGGGTGAAATGGCTACTTACATGCCTGTTTCAGGTTCATTCGCTACTTATGCAACAAAATTTATTGATCCAGCATTTGGTTTTGCGCTGGGATGGAATTACTGGTTTAATTGGGCCATTACTTTGGCGGTAGATTTATCAACAATCTCGTTGGTGGTTAAGTACTGGTTCCCAAGTTGGACTTCGTGGAAAATTAGTTTAACTTTTATGATTATTTTATTGGTAATTAATTTTATTTCAGTTAGTTCGTTTGGTGAAACTGAATATTGGTTGTCATCAATTAAAGTTTTAGCAGTGATTATCTTCTTGATTGTTGGTGTGTTAAGCATTTTGGGGATTTTGGGTAACCAGAACTTCGTTGGTTTAACTAATTATTCTTATAAGAAAGCACCATTTGTTGGGGGGATACCGGCAATTCTGAGTGTGTTCGTTGTTGCTGGGTTCTCGTTTCAGGGAACTGAATTGATCGGTATTACAGCTGGCGAGTCAGCTACTCCGGAAAAGAGTATTCCCAAGGCTATCAAACAAGTTTTCTGGAGAATTCTGTTATTCTATATCTTATCTATTGCGGTAATTGGGGCATTGATTCCTTACACTAGCCCTAATTTATTGGGATCTGGCGCGGGTGACATTGCTATCAGTCCCTTTACGATCGTCTTTAAAAAGGTGGGAATTCCACTGGCTGCTGGCGTTATGAATGCGGTAATTTTAACATCAGTTATTTCTGCGGCTAATTCTGGTCTTTATGCGGCCAGTCGAATGCTTTGGTCGATGAGTAAGCAGGGAATGGCACCTAAGGCTTTTGCAAAAACTAATGGTCGTGGCGTTCCAGTATTTTCACTACTATTAACGGCTCTAGTGGGGGCAATTGCTTTGTTCACTAGTTTGTACGGTGATTCATTTTATGAGTTATTAGTTGCTGCTAGTGGATTGACTGGTTTTATTGCTTGGTTAGGAATTGCTTTCTCACACTACAGATTTAGAAAAGCATACTTATACAAGGGTTACGATTTAGATGATTTACGTTACAAAGCTAAGTGGTTCCCATTTGGACCAATTTTGGCAATTGTTTTGGGTATTATCATTATCCTAGGTCAAGATGTCCGCTCAATGGTCAATTTTAATATCGGAAGACTTTTGATTAGCTATAGTGGTTTGATTATATTATTTGTTTGTTGGCTGTATTATAAGATTCGTTATAAAACTAAATTCCTGAAATTGGAAGATATTGATGTCAAACATGAACAAAAACATAACCACTATTAG
- a CDS encoding helix-turn-helix domain-containing protein translates to MLEQIFLVKQDVEKYRMLTVIKSLPPREVNLSNISSRLQFTYQKTYNIFQALLEDFTEVAPEIDPSDTKIESIDFSKISVDTYRLYLVKNSVVFQAFNYGLTSANPSFESFSSDHFTSKSTLNRRMSKFRAFLKNFGLKISNSTLEIKGNEKNIRWMAYYVYWYTYHAQEWPFSLIQENSIDQIISKAGLTFDNPIVHFQLKYFLAISRIRIIKRNYIEELPYYDVVFSDQTLGKDILTHDDYPIVPLNALNNENKLINLFRNTAFQPSDTAFDRPINANARINPKFYALVYHFIDFLKEHYHDDMSVYHNQKTLKHIMTYVKCNTKVRQN, encoded by the coding sequence ATGTTGGAGCAAATTTTCTTAGTTAAGCAAGACGTAGAGAAGTATCGAATGCTAACTGTTATTAAGTCGCTGCCACCTCGTGAAGTAAACTTGAGTAATATTAGTAGTAGATTACAATTTACGTATCAAAAAACATATAATATTTTCCAAGCACTGTTAGAAGATTTTACCGAAGTCGCTCCGGAAATTGATCCTAGTGATACCAAGATCGAATCGATCGATTTCAGTAAGATTTCCGTTGATACTTACCGCCTATACTTAGTAAAGAACTCGGTAGTCTTTCAAGCTTTCAATTATGGCTTGACCAGTGCTAACCCATCATTTGAGAGTTTTAGTAGTGATCATTTCACTAGTAAGTCAACTCTCAATCGTCGAATGTCCAAGTTCAGAGCTTTTCTCAAGAACTTTGGATTAAAGATTTCAAATTCTACCTTAGAAATTAAGGGCAATGAAAAAAATATCCGATGGATGGCTTATTATGTCTATTGGTATACCTACCATGCTCAAGAGTGGCCATTTAGCTTGATTCAGGAGAATTCAATTGATCAGATCATTTCAAAAGCCGGATTGACTTTTGACAATCCCATCGTACATTTTCAGTTGAAGTATTTCCTAGCTATTTCTCGAATCCGTATAATTAAACGAAACTATATCGAAGAATTACCATATTATGATGTCGTCTTTAGTGACCAGACCTTAGGAAAGGATATCTTAACTCATGACGACTATCCTATCGTGCCATTAAATGCTTTAAATAATGAGAATAAATTGATCAATCTCTTTAGAAATACCGCCTTTCAACCAAGCGATACAGCATTTGATCGCCCAATCAATGCTAACGCCAGAATCAATCCGAAGTTCTATGCGCTCGTTTATCACTTTATAGATTTTCTAAAGGAACATTATCACGATGATATGTCCGTCTACCATAATCAAAAAACGTTGAAGCATATCATGACCTACGTAAAGTGCAACACAAAAGTTAGACAAAATTGA